From Candida dubliniensis CD36 chromosome 7, complete sequence, the proteins below share one genomic window:
- a CDS encoding uncharacterized protein IWR1 (Interacts With RNA polymerase II) homologue, putative (Similar to S. cerevisiae IWR1), which yields MFNQPPKILRIKRKRHQDPLQALILEDRRSVKRSKPSSPVTSPRLSPTTTPVTTRPPENHNYVFKLARTDESNKVNAQDESIIQTILSESQTSLDDNSLSEPAKRNFVIPKHQTEEDIEIPNELSDMLDSFLSLEKNDYSKRRKRGRRNTSEESSRPAQLVNAEDAEEEEEEEAQYVYDVYHLTDSEPMTSANHPSTQIGYIRFFEDENETNLLMNDEEDETKPNVLTDDEDSNAESFYQNDYPSDEDAGAFSEQDSLEEDEGYVPHDGVGFKGDDEYFDYEELENLNAEDNYYEDEAEIDESNGFKRNQFFKSDVDDPMAIHRDKVFNKLENMINNK from the coding sequence ATGTTTAATCAACCACCGAAAATCTTACGTataaagagaaaaagacaCCAAGACCCATTACAAGCATTGATTCTCGAGGATAGAAGATCAGTAAAGCGGTCTAAACCTTCTTCACCTGTGACATCACCTCGATTATCTCccacaacaacaccagTCACCACAAGACCACCAGAAAACCACAATTATGTTTTTAAACTAGCCCGAACAGATGAATCCAACAAGGTCAATGCTCAGGATGAATCGATTATTCAAACGATATTGTCTGAATCACAAACTAGTCTTGATGACAATAGTTTATCGGAGCCGGccaaaagaaattttgtCATTCCCAAACACCAAACAGAGGAAGACATTGAAATCCCCAATGAACTTTCTGATATGCttgattcatttttatcaCTTGAGAAAAATGACTACAGTAAACGGAGAAAAAGAGGACGGAGAAACACCAGTGAAGAATCTTCACGTCCCGCACAGTTGGTCAATGCAGAGGATGccgaagaagaagaagaagaagaagccCAATATGTTTATGATGTTTATCATTTGACAGATAGTGAACCAATGACTTCAGCAAACCATCCTCTGACACAAATAGGGTATATTCGATtttttgaagatgaaaatgaaaccaACTTATTGATGAATGACGAGGAAGATGAAACCAAACCCAATGTATTGACCGACGACGAAGATTCCAATGCCGAATCATTTTATCAAAACGATTATCCTAGTGACGAAGATGCAGGAGCTTTTAGTGAACAAGATTCActagaagaagatgaaggtTATGTACCTCATGACGGAGTAGGATTCAAAGGAGATGatgaatattttgattatgaagaattggaaaatctCAATGCTGAGGATAATTATTATGAAGATGAAGCAGAAATAGACGAATCTAATGGGTTCAAACGGAATCAGTTTTTCAAGtctgatgttgatgatcCCATGGCAATTCATAGAGATAAAGTGTTCAATAAACTAGAGAATATGataaataacaaataa
- a CDS encoding transport protein particle (TRAPP) (ER to Golgi trafficking) subunit, putative (Similar to S. cerevisiae TRS33), with amino-acid sequence MTEDILDKQTYVSSTSLQFLLQELVPTSIRVSHKLLDPTVSTFAEESEQTRIDQQLSTIKNDFPGTVNVLDSPLLDNDEVTIRVEAYGYSLGLKIAEVLLYKSSGNKVVDILDIMKFVCRDVWKCLYNKQMDNLRTNHRGTFVLVDNNYKLISPLNSSKGMQETLAKAKVYLWFPCGVIRGILMSFGIEANVSAEITQFPAVVFNIHTSINN; translated from the coding sequence ATGACAGAGGATATATTAGACAAACAAACATATGTTAGCAGTACAAGTCTACAATTTTTGCTTCAAGAGTTGGTGCCTACATCTATCCGAGTTTCGCATAAACTTTTAGACCCAACTGTCTCGACATTTGCAGAAGAGTCTGAACAAACCAGAATAGATCAACAACTTTCCACAATTAAAAACGATTTTCCTGGAACCGTTAACGTTTTGGATTCACCGTTATTAGACAATGACGAAGTCACAATCAGAGTGGAGGCATATGGATACAGTTTGGGATTGAAAATAGCTGAAGTGTTACTATATAAAAGCTCTGGCAACAAGGTGGTGGATATTTTGGACATTATGAAATTTGTCTGTCGAGACGTTTGGAAATGCTTGTATAACAAACAAATGGATAATTTAAGAACTAACCACCGAGGAACGtttgttttggttgatAACAACtacaaattgatttctcCGCTCAATAGCTCTAAAGGTATGCAAGAGACCTTGGCCAAGGCAAAAGTATACTTATGGTTCCCTTGTGGTGTAATACGAGGGATATTGATGAGTTTTGGCATTGAAGCTAATGTTTCAGCAGAAATAACTCAATTTCCTGCTGTGGTATTTAATATTCACACTAGCATAAATAATTAG
- a CDS encoding serine/threonine protein kinase, putative, whose translation MGSSFPPQNITNINGFQQEQTTVPTSGSPVIQELTLEQFSQTKLPAVGVEYNKTSSKPIYEGANGIIFKGSDASHSKVVVLKRVKQKIDQPLHDYIKQVLREFNIMKICNHKNIIPIIDVATISDTKELALILPYYPKGDLLDYLSRLRRFKIELSVSLKDSIFKQILKGVNYLHNKGIVHRDLKPENFLIDSDGILKISDFGYSLNIKNHFCHEYFKLNPHELYCGTNSFKAPELFIIEHEIKSNRFDYDGYLENNNNNNNNNNKNSNSSYFDKCKYLDYWSLGIIYFVIFLMKSPWITANYLDSKNLPYVNYYKHYPNSSSKLKEILIELNKKNPSSSSSFSSSSNNNNNNSNNNSNNNSNSNNNNPALNLFKSLHYDSRESILGLLNPQPEKRLTPNDLLNTNWLTHVYADPKELIKLLK comes from the coding sequence ATGGGTTCTTCTTTTCCTCCTCAAAACATAACCAACATTAATGGGTTTCAACAAGAACAGACAACAGTACCAACATCAGGCTCACCAGTGATACAAGAACTCACATTAGAACAATTTTCCCAAACAAAACTACCTGCGGTTGGAGTTGAGTATAATAAAACTTCATCAAAACCAATATATGAAGGTGCCAATGGTATTATATTTAAAGGGAGTGATGCATCACATTCAAAAGTTGTTGTATTGAAACGagtcaaacaaaaaattgatcaacCATTGCATGATTATATTAAGCAAGTGTTACGagaattcaatattatgaAAATATGCAATcacaaaaatattattccCATAATTGATGTGGCCACAATATCTGATACTAAAGAACTTGCATTAATTCTTCCATATTATCCTAAAGgtgatttattagattATTTATCACGATTACGACgatttaaaattgaattatcgGTGAGTTTAaaagattcaatttttaaacaaattcttAAAGGAGTCAATTATCTTCATAATAAAGGAATTGTTCATCGTGATTTAAAACctgaaaattttttaattgattctgatggaatattaaaaatatctGATTTTGGTTATAGtttaaatattaaaaatcatttttgtcatgaatattttaaattaaatccTCATGAATTATATTGTGGTACTAATAGTTTTAAAGCTCCAGAATTGTTTATCATTGAACatgaaataaaatcaaatcgaTTTGATTATGATGGGTATTtagaaaacaataataataataataataacaataataaaaatagtAATTCATCATACTTTGATAAATGTAAATATTTGGATTATTGGTCATTAggaataatttattttgtaattttctTAATGAAAAGTCCTTGGATAACTGCAAATTATTTggattcaaaaaatttaccTTATgtcaattattataaacattatccaaattcatcatcaaaattaaaagaaatattgattgaattaaataaaaaaaatccttcatcatcttcatcgtttagtagtagcagtaataataataataataatagtaataataatagcaataataatagcaatagcaataataacaatccagcattaaatttatttaaaagtTTACATTATGATTCTCGTGAATCAATATTAGGATTATTGAATCCACAACCAGAAAAACGATTAACTCCTAATGATTTGTTGAATACTAATTGGTTAACTCATGTTTATGCTGATCCtaaagaattaataaaattgttaaaataa
- a CDS encoding RNA binding protein, putative (Similar to S. cerevisiae WHI4), translated as MAQFHSSVQSNGPPSTLSGSRISAQQHHIQQQQQQQQQQLPSMINTSFNGNQQVDSNMTTGLLKISNLPPDLTRREASLIFALVIEEMLSIEIKDYSIYAVFKNINTCITTGKLLDGKYIFGTDYPPIKVEYENSTLLGSPTNISSTQSAFNSLRLSGPPNTNISPPNLPHSQLQHQSSSNSIDNGNSSSTGSFDVLSKRQSIGNQRSRFVFSDPFAQDQQQHQHQHQHQQQQQQHQQQQQHHQQQQDPHAKQEFVGIQPAGSGPPSVGPVPIGLSDMSGKSILLMESQNDAREYENLVRDSWGPNPGNPAVSTVSATSSTSGVDWNGNSGASNGSNIIHQQQQQQQPQQQPDRRRTSSSAFFSVAPALHTMTSNQNLPNTHLGPTAAGLRAILQQPEHQSQSHQSQHDSQSQLQSQLQGKPQPQPQVQSQVHIQQSQTSQQQQQQQNSQSQSQPAPHTLNTSSNTNNLNEFHAPLNNTTSTSTSTSTPTQQATTSPLDKGSTSSKDVPDLSLLARVPPPANPADQNPPCNTLYVGNLPPDATESELRSLFSPQKGFRRLSFRTKNQPSSSNGSGGGSGSGSGGGGGGGGGGHSHGPMCFVEFEDVAHATRALAELYGRALPRPNGGNGKGGIRLSFSKNPLGVRGPGNPRRTSTNPAPNGLSQSQQQQQQQQQGGSGGNYGYSSYHQK; from the coding sequence atgGCTCAATTTCATAGTAGTGTGCAATCAAACGGACCACCTTCAACGCTTTCGGGATCTCGTATATCAgcacaacaacatcatatccaacaacaacaacaacaacaacaacagcaactaCCCAGCATGATTAATACATCTTTTAACGGCAATCAACAAGTTGATTCCAATATGACTACCggtttattaaaaattagTAATTTACCGCCCGACTTAACTAGGAGAGAAgcatcattaatatttgcCTTGGTGATTGAAGAAATGTTGAGCATTGAAATAAAGGATTATCTGATATATGCCGTGTTTAAGAATATCAATACTTGCATTACCACCGGAAAACTACTTGACGGTAAGTACATATTTGGTACTGATTATCCTCCGATTAAAGTTGAATACGAGAATAGCACTTTGTTGGGATCGCCAACAAATATTTCTAGCACACAATCTgcatttaattcattaagGTTGTCGGGACCACCAAATACCAACATATCCCCACCTAACCTTCCTCATTCACAATTACAACACCAATCTTCAAGCAATTCAATTGACAATGGAAACTCAAGTCTGACTGGTTCTTTTGATGTGCTTTCTAAACGGCAATCTATTGGAAACCAAAGATCTAGATTTGTCTTTAGTGATCCATTTGCACAAGATCAACAGCagcatcaacatcaacatcaacatcagcagcagcaacagcagcatcaacaacaacaacagcatcatcaacaacaacaagatcCGCATGCAAAGCAAGAATTTGTTGGCATCCAACCAGCTGGGTCTGGTCCCCCGTCTGTTGGTCCTGTTCCTATTGGGCTTTCAGATATGAGTGGGAAgtcaattttattgatgGAATCTCAAAATGATGCCAGGGAGTATGAAAATCTTGTTCGTGATTCATGGGGTCCAAACCCAGGTAATCCTGCTGTTTCTACAGTATCAGCAACTTCTCTGACATCAGGTGTGGATTGGAATGGTAATAGTGGTGCAAGTAATGGATCAAACATAatacatcaacaacaacaacaacaacaaccacaacaacaacctgATCGTCGAAGaacttcatcatcagcaTTTTTTAGTGTTGCCCCTGCATTGCATACTATGActtcaaatcaaaatctaCCAAACACACATTTGGGCCCAACAGCTGCTGGATTAAGAGCGATTTTACAACAACCGGAACATCAATCCCAACTGCACCAATCTCAGCATGATTCTCAACTGCAACTACAATCTCAACTACAGGGGAAACCCCAACCTCAACCTCAAGTTCAATCACAAGTCCATATTCAACAATCACAAAcatcacaacaacaacaacaacaacagaacTCACAATCACAATCTCAACCTGCACCACATACTTTAAATACTAGTTCAAATACgaataatttgaatgagTTTCATGCTCCACTTAATAATACTACTTCAACTTCCACTTCCACTTCAACTCCAACTCAACAAGCCACCACGAGTCCACTTGATAAAGGGTCTACTTCATCAAAAGATGTACCTGATTTATCATTGTTAGCAAGAGTACCACCTCCAGCAAATCCTGCTGATCAGAATCCACCATGTAACACATTATATGTTGGTAATTTACCACCCGATGCTACTGAATCAGAACTTCGTAGTTTATTTTCTCCACAAAAGGGATTTAGACGACTTTCATTTAGAACTAAGAATCAACCTTCTTCTAGTAATGGGAGTGGTGGcggtagtggtagtggtagtggtggaggaggaggaggaggtgGAGGTGGCCATAGTCATGGGCCAATGtgttttgttgaatttgaagatgTTGCTCATGCAACAAGAGCGTTAGCAGAGTTGTATGGTAGAGCATTACCAAGACCTAATGGAGGTAATGGTAAAGGTGGTATTCGTTTAtcattttccaaaaatcCTTTAGGAGTTAGAGGTCCAGGTAATCCAAGAAGAACATCTACTAACCCTGCACCTAATGGGTTGTCACAATcccaacagcaacaacagcaacaacaacaaggaGGTAGTGGTGGGAATTATGGATACTCGAGTTATCATCAAAAATGA
- a CDS encoding DNA-directed RNA polymerase, mitochondrial precursor, putative (In S. cerevisiae: single subunit enzyme, similar to those of T3 and T7 bacteriophages;~Similar to S. cerevisiae RPO41) — protein sequence MQILRLSGRHFYNITLQCLKRRITTLPATDRSVSDITSSIFEVTKEINHGPRSATKSMKFVSRFYQSVKVMNIELISRILTDIANDTLNRDSNEIHNYEFYFNCLKIGLNCFSESKSTDALYLLRNNIEDYRQVTSKIKVLGIEPYSEMKNIQNMFLKTILHLYSMSKQSGKSRLFTNPIMEYFLHILKSFSIDVQEFADELTEESLRQALTEICFAKQISVPVAKKAVERETDYQVSIDQYLDEYGGIDYDNICKYISDYKFTWGGQYIEEKLFNYYDRLSTEEKSQFMAEYLNFNQSKELIMEKYTNRIVHISSEASRQFEKSFKFGMSEQNLIQEWIADTTEQMENILASKTPSSNEEAIIHQFKPFLEKVTIQSIINYIIFSILGSPDGKLTTIIEKMKYSFPSVLSQHASSNLKGEIFQFIHDDAYIKLTHQLVKLIMENCKIAMTNKQIEQLQNSLKLENKDIAQQFLISTGDGKYPAFCKETKRITSKNKTYITVEVHPYIESKLQSLKLGTHLHYLPMLHPPKPWVSPESGGYLTIKTNFVSTNDSIQVELLNRAGVRGQLDNAYSCLDQMGNTAWAINPFMLDIFNKLMEEEPNGFLSIPPLVPDATLPQKTKTELKSLRITFEIMNKLANAFGKNGDLLYHCYSLDFRGRVYPFSPLTHYGGDLARSLFMFWHSEPLGPNGFYWIKYQLASLFGQNNCLEFYEENHDNIVDSARNPMGGRKWWMKADKPFSALAVCFEIIKILDHCRSGGRIEDYKCRFPIHQDGSCNGLQHYAGLAADETGGAAVNLIRSETKQDVYTKVLEIVKKKIEQDVVEQNLEIDKLETAEFFLPILNRKLVKRPVMTTVYGVTLAGASSQILQTIKEIVEDHRTNPSKTTFSNETLHKLKSVQLSQTSYLARKILDSIDELFVHAKQIEKWLLQNTKRILTSYNIKTIDHLLANNSSLFESIFTTPVSFFPMSWISPCGFPVIQAYRKIPTIRFHGAIGKTTWNNSSKLSPMDRRKHELGIAPNFIHSLDAAHLFMTCDSANKAGLTFSAIHDSYWTHPNNVENLSRILREQFVELYSMDYLQYVRQDFMNQVKGSYQLVYFKKKDYPGLAKKIIDIRKRYREKKKPHKLAFELREMTEQGEEHIMRKLYQEYQPRIFHIVSDKCYEYKNDIVVQPEPKCTGMMEMFVPVSIINVPPKGNLDISKVLDSPYFFS from the coding sequence ATGCAAATACTTAGACTACTGGGGAGACatttttataatataaCACTACAATGCTTGAAAAGGCGAATAACTACGCTACCTGCAACAGATCGATCTGTTAGTGATATCACCTCATCGATATTTGAAGTTACGAAAGAAATCAATCATGGGCCAAGAAGTGCAACAAAATCCATGAAATTTGTATCTCGTTTCTATCAAAGCGTTAAAGTCATGAATATTGAACTAATTTCCCGAATATTGACTGATATAGCGAATGATACATTAAATAGAGACAGTAATGAAATTCACAATTATGAGTTTTActttaattgtttaaagattggattgaattgtttttctgaatcaaaatcaaccGATGCATTGTATCTACTACgaaataatattgaagaCTATAGACAAGTGACACTGAAAATCAAGGTGCTTGGAATAGAACCATATtcagaaatgaaaaatatccaaaacatgtttttaaaaacaatattGCACCTTTACTCAATGTCAAAACAGTCTGGCAAATCAAGACTTTTTACTAACCCGATTATGGAGTACTTTTTACATATTTTGAAGAGCTTTAGCATTGACGTCCAAGAGTTTGCTGATGAGTTAACTGAGGAGAGTTTGCGACAGGCATTGACTGAAATCTGCTTCGCAAAACAGATTAGTGTACCGGTTGCAAAGAAAGCGGTAGAAAGAGAAACAGATTATCAGGTGTCCATTGATCAATACTTGGATGAGTATGGAGGGATAGACTATGACAACATTTGTAAGTATATATCGGATTATAAATTCACGTGGGGTGGTCAATATATcgaagaaaaattattcaattattatgatAGGCTCTCAACTGAAGAAAAATCTCAATTCATGGCGGAATACTTGAATTTCAACCAATCGAAAGAACTAATAATGGAGAAATATACCAATAGAATTGTACATATTTCACTGGAAGCATCTAgacaatttgaaaaatctttCAAGTTTGGCATGAGCGaacaaaatttgattcaagAATGGATAGCAGATACAACCGAACAGAtggaaaatattttggcATCAAAAACTCCATCGTCGAATGAAGAAGCTATCATTCATCAATTTAAGCCGTTTTTGGAAAAAGTAACAATTCAGTCGATTATTAactatattattttttcaattttaggCTCACCTGATGGGAAATTAACAACGATTATAGAAAAAATGAAGTATTCGTTTCCTAGTGTATTATCACAACATGCATCTTCCAACTTGAAAGGTGAAATATTCCAATTTATACACGATGATGCATATATCAAATTGACTCATCAATTggttaaattgattatggAGAATTGCAAAATTGCAATGACAAATAAACAGATAGAACAGCTTCAGAATTCTTTAAAGTTAGAAAACAAAGATATTGCTCAACAATTCTTAATTTCCACTGGTGATGGTAAATACCCTGCCTTTTGTAAGGAGACGAAACGAATAACTAGCAAGAACAAAACGTATATTACGGTGGAAGTGCATCCATATATAGAATCAAAACTACAGTCTTTGAAGTTGGGGACTCATTTACATTATTTGCCAATGTTACATCCACCAAAACCTTGGGTGAGTCCTGAAAGTGGCGGTTATCTtacaataaaaacaaattttgtaTCAACAAATGATTCTATTCAAGtagaattattgaatagAGCAGGTGTTAGAGGTCAGTTGGATAATGCTTATTCTTGTCTTGACCAAATGGGTAATACTGCTTGGGCAATAAATCCGTTTATGTTggatattttcaataaattaatgGAAGAAGAACCCAATGGGTTTTTAAGTATTCCTCCGCTTGTTCCAGATGCAACCTTACCacaaaaaaccaaaacagaATTGAAAAGCCTTCGAATaacttttgaaataatgaataaacTTGCCAATGCTTTTGGTAAAAATGGAGATTTGTTATACCATTGTTATAGTTTGGATTTCAGAGGTAGAGTATACCCATTTTCTCCCTTGACTCATTATGGAGGCGATTTAGCAAGGTCCTTATTTATGTTCTGGCATAGTGAGCCACTAGGACCAAATGGATTTTATTGGATAAAATACCAATTAGCCTCGTTATTTGGacaaaataattgtttagAGTTTTATGAGGAAAATCatgataatattgttgaCTCTGCTCGAAATCCAATGGGAGGAAGAAAATGGTGGATGAAAGCTGACAAGCCATTTTCAGCTTTGGctgtttgttttgaaatcatcaaaatattgGACCATTGTAGGTCCGGTGGTAGGATTGAAGATTATAAATGTCgttttccaattcatcaagATGGTTCTTGTAATGGGTTACAGCATTATGCAGGGTTAGCTGCTGATGAAACCGGTGGGGCTGCAGTTAACTTGATTAGACTGGAAACAAAACAAGATGTATATACCAAAGTTTTAGAGATtgtgaaaaagaaaattgaaCAAGATGTGGTAGAACAAAATCTTGAAATAGATAAATTGGAAACTGCTgagttttttttgccaATTTTAAATCGGAAATTAGTGAAGCGTCCAGTGATGACAACCGTGTATGGGGTCACACTAGCTGGTGCTAGTTCACAAATATTGCAAACTATTAAAGAGATTGTTGAAGATCATCGTACCAATCCTTCAAAGACCACTTTTAGCAACGAGACATTGcataaattaaaatctgTTCAATTATCACAAACATCGTACCTTGCACGAAAGATTTTGGATtctattgatgaattatttgTCCATGccaaacaaattgaaaagtgGTTGTTACAAAACACAAAACGAATTCTTACTtcatataatataaaaaccATAGACCATTTGTTAGCGAATAATCTGAGCTTGTTTGAATCTATTTTCACCACCCCGGTGAGTTTTTTCCCAATGAGCTGGATATCACCTTGTGGGTTCCCTGTGATCCAAGCATATAGAAAGATTCCAACGATTAGATTTCATGGTGCCATAGGAAAGACAACTTGGAATAATTCCAGCAAACTATCACCAATGGATAGACGCAAACATGAATTGGGTATTGCCCCGAATTTTATACATTCCTTAGATGCAGCCCATTTGTTTATGACGTGCGATAGTGCAAATAAAGCTGGTCTCACTTTTAGCGCAATTCATGATTCTTATTGGACACATCCTAATAATGTTGAAAACTTGTCGAGAATATTAAGAGAGCAATTTGTTGAGTTATATTCAATGGACTATTTGCAATATGTAAGACAAGATTTTATGAATCAAGTTAAAGGTTCTTATCAATTAGtttattttaaaaagaaGGATTATCCTGGACTAGCTaagaaaattattgatatacGGAAACGTTATcgagaaaagaaaaaacctCATAAACTTGCTTTTGAATTAAGGGAGATGACAGAGCAAGGAGAAGAACATATCATGAGAAAATTATATCAAGAGTACCAACCAAGAATATTTCATATTGTTTCAGACAAGTGTTACGAGTACaaaaatgatattgttgttcaaCCAGAACCAAAATGTACTGGAATGATGGAAATGTTCGTACCTGTTCTGATTATCAATGTGCCACCAAAGGGGAATTTAGACATATCAAAAGTACTAGATAGTCCATACTTTTTTTCATAA
- a CDS encoding amino-acid acetyltransferase (n-acetylglutamate synthase) (ags), putative (Similar to S. cerevisiae ECM40) translates to MHKVTKFAIRHLSDKASRFVPKAGVYPKGYAVGGIHCGVKKDGKSLDLAILQNTFGKNASAAGVFTVNKFKAAPVQVSKKILKEKSGLGINSFVINSGNANAVTGTQGMRDAEDMVLVTDSVLDNPTNSSLVMSTGVIGNNLPIDKILGGIPKLASQHLGNTHQHWIDCATAICTTDTFPKLVTKRFSIGDDTYTLAGLCKGAGMICPNMATLLGFFVTDAPVTPSALQQILKYAVDRSFNSISVDGDMSTNDTIVAMANGAAGGEVIDNTSSCAERYSRLQTEIVGFAQQLAQLVVRDGEGATKFITIRVKDALSYKDAKSIASSIANSSLFKTAMYGKDANWGRILCAIGYANVTSANSVIPEKTSVKFVPVDGSDHLNLLVNGEPEQVDEERASEILQNEDLIVEVNLGTNGGQNADFWTCDLSHEYVTINGDYRS, encoded by the coding sequence ATGCACAAGGTAACAAAATTTGCAATTCGTCATTTGTCAGATAAAGCCAGCCGATTTGTCCCAAAAGCTGGTGTCTATCCAAAGGGTTATGCTGTGGGTGGTATTCATTGTGGGGTTAAAAAGGATGGTAAATCTTTAGACTTGGCTATTTTACAAAACACGTTTGGGAAGAATGCATCTGCTGCTGGAGTATTTACAGTCAATAAATTTAAGGCCGCTCCCGTGCAAgtttcaaagaaaatattaaaagaaaaactggGTTTGGGTATCAACTCATTTGTTATCAATAGTGGGAATGCCAATGCAGTTACTGGTACTCAAGGTATGAGAGATGCCGAAGACATGGTTCTTGTGACTGATTCTGTTTTGGATAATCCTACAAATTCTAGTTTGGTCATGTCCACGGGTGTTATTGGAAACAATTTaccaattgataaaatctTGGGTGGCATTCCGAAATTGGCATCCCAGCATTTAGGCAACACCCATCAACATTGGATTGACTGTGCAACTGCAATTTGTACAACCGATACTTTTCCAAAATTAGTTACTAAGCGTTTTTCTATTGGTGATGACACTTATACATTAGCTGGTTTGTGTAAAGGTGCCGGTATGATCTGTCCAAATATGGCCACATTGTTGGGATTCTTTGTTACTGATGCACCGGTAACTCCATCAGCTTTGCAGCAGATATTAAAGTATGCTGTGGATAGATCATTCAACAGTATAAGCGTAGATGGTGACATGTCTACTAATGATACAATAGTGGCAATGGCTAATGGTGCTGCTGGTGGTGAAGTTATTGACAACACATCTTCTTGTGCAGAAAGATATTCTCGTTTGCAAACtgaaattgttggttttgCTCAACAGTTGGCTCAATTGGTTGTCAGAGATGGTGAAGGTGCCACCAAGTTTATCACTATCAGAGTCAAAGATGCATTGTCGTATAAAGACGCTAAATCCATTGCATCTAGTATTGCAAACTCCTCGCTTTTTAAAACTGCCATGTATGGTAAAGACGCAAACTGGGGACGTATATTATGTGCCATTGGCTACGCAAATGTTACTTCTGCCAATTCGGTGATTCCAGAAAAAACTAGTGTCAAGTTTGTTCCTGTTGATGGAAGTgatcatttgaatttgttggttAATGGGGAGCCAGAACAAGTCGATGAAGAAAGAGCATCGGAAATTTTGCAAAATGaagatttgattgttgaGGTCAATTTAGGAACGAATGGAGGTCAAAATGCTGACTTTTGGACATGTGATTTGTCTCACGAGTACGTTACTATAAATGGTGACTACAGATCTTAG